TTACTGCTCGGAGTGGACCGTTTTATGTCTGAAGCCAGGGCAATCACTAATCTCATTGGAAATGGTGTTGCAACTGTTGTTGTTTCTAAAATGGAAGGTGAATTTCATCCTCCGGCTGAACAAGCAGAACCTGCAAAAATTTCAATTGCTAAGTAAAAAAAAGCGGAGTTTCCGCTTTTTTTTGTGTTTTTTTAAAGTTGTGTAAATTTGCTTAGAAATCATTACCATAGAAATATTTTACTAATATTAATACTTTGTAAAGATATTGTAAAAATTAACGACAAAGTCTTTTCGTATTCGACAATTACGTATATACTTTTTAAGTTGCAAATAATAGAGAGAAAAACAAAAATATATGGCTCCATGGAGGAATAAGCAATGGCTATCAAAAGAAGAAAAGATAAGTTTTCTGAAATGTTAAGTCAGATATCTGAGAACTTAAAAGAAACTGGGCAGTATTTTGTTGATTTCAAAATCAATAATGCCAATGATCTAAAAGTATTCTCAGAAACAATTAAGGATTATGAGTCAAAAGGCGACTCGTTTGTTCATACCATCATCATGGAACTGAACAATGCATTCATTACTCCGATTGAACGTGAAGACATTCTTCAGCTTGCAATGATTATGGACGATGTTTTGGATGGCATCGAACATTCTGCTGCATTGTTTGAAATGTATTCTGTTACACAGCCGACTGACTACATGGTAAAGTTTGTTGACACAATTAATGAGTGTACAATTGAAATTGCTAAATCAATTGAATTGCTTTCAAACAAAAAGTTAAGCGATATCCGCACTCATGCTATCCGTTTAAAAGAACTTGAGTCAAACTGTGATAATTACCTGCGTACTGCTGTGAAAAATTTATTTGCAATTGAAAAAGATCCGATTAAAATCATTCAATATAAAGAGATATACGAAACACTTGAAGAAATTGCTGATAGCTGTCAAGGTGTTGCCAACACACTTGAAACTATCATCATGAAGAACGCGTAAGAGGCGATATTATGGATACTATATTAATTCTTACCATTCTGGTTGTTATTTTTGCCTTAGCGTTTGACTTTATTAACGGATTTCATGATACGGCAAATGCAATTGCAACATCTGTATCAACTAAAGCCCTTAAACCAAGACAGGCAATCATCCTTGCATCTGTCATGAACTTTGTCGGTGCAATGACATTTACAGGAGTAGCAAAAACGATCACAAAGGACATTGTTGACCCGTTTACCCTGCAAAATGGATCTGTTGTTATATTAGCTGCACTGATTGCAGCCATCACGTGGAATTTAATTACTTGGTATTATGGAATTCCAAGCAGCTCCTCACATGCGATTATTGGTTCAATCGCAGGTGCTGCGATTGCTGCGGCAGGATTTAATTCTCTAAACTATTCAGGGTTTTTGAAAATCCTTCAGGCACTTATCATTTCGCCTATCTTAGCGTTTATAGTCGGTTATATTGTTTACAGTATTTTTAAAGTTGTCTTTAAAAACAATAACCTGACTAAAACAAACAGAAACTTCCGTGCGATTCAGGTTGCAACAGCTGCTTTGCAATCTTACACTCACGGTACAAATGATGCTCAAAAAGCAATGGGTATTATCACGATGGCCCTTATTGCCGGGAATCTTCAAGACTCAACTGATATTCAATGGTGGGTTCAATTCTCATGTGCACTTGCAATGGGACTTGGTACAAGTGTCGGCGGATGGAAAATCATTAAAACTGTTGGCGGAAAGATCATGAAAATTCGTCCAGTTAACGGTGTAGCAGCTGACTTAACTGGGGCAGCCGTAATATTTGGCGCTTCGATTATTCACTTGCCTGTCAGTACAACACATGTTATTTCATCTTCAATACTTGGCGTAGGCTCTG
The window above is part of the Metabacillus dongyingensis genome. Proteins encoded here:
- a CDS encoding DUF47 domain-containing protein; this encodes MAIKRRKDKFSEMLSQISENLKETGQYFVDFKINNANDLKVFSETIKDYESKGDSFVHTIIMELNNAFITPIEREDILQLAMIMDDVLDGIEHSAALFEMYSVTQPTDYMVKFVDTINECTIEIAKSIELLSNKKLSDIRTHAIRLKELESNCDNYLRTAVKNLFAIEKDPIKIIQYKEIYETLEEIADSCQGVANTLETIIMKNA
- a CDS encoding inorganic phosphate transporter, producing the protein MDTILILTILVVIFALAFDFINGFHDTANAIATSVSTKALKPRQAIILASVMNFVGAMTFTGVAKTITKDIVDPFTLQNGSVVILAALIAAITWNLITWYYGIPSSSSHAIIGSIAGAAIAAAGFNSLNYSGFLKILQALIISPILAFIVGYIVYSIFKVVFKNNNLTKTNRNFRAIQVATAALQSYTHGTNDAQKAMGIITMALIAGNLQDSTDIQWWVQFSCALAMGLGTSVGGWKIIKTVGGKIMKIRPVNGVAADLTGAAVIFGASIIHLPVSTTHVISSSILGVGSAHRIKGVKWGTAKTMVITWFITLPISATLAAISYFILNLFF